The Theropithecus gelada isolate Dixy chromosome X, Tgel_1.0, whole genome shotgun sequence genome includes a window with the following:
- the CBLL2 gene encoding E3 ubiquitin-protein ligase CBLL2, which produces MNKMPAGEQEREYNEDRKYYSKGVKLVRKKKKIPGYSWGDIKINIIGEKDDSPIHFCDKCDLPIKIYGRIIPCKHAFCYNCANLYDKMGYKICPRCSYPVLRIEEHERGSVFMCSVVQGCKRTYLSQKSLQAHIKRRHKRARKQVTSASLEKVRPHIAPPRTEIAEIPKRLLDRDHLNYIPPEQHTMMSLPSMQQMPHEQHNQPHKDLQVPPPELSPSPPFPIQWETVSVFTRKHGNLIVDHIQNNSDSGAKKPSPPDYYPEYQSPPVVSSPCHIMPQKQHYAPPPSPSSPVNYPMPYPPQDVGTPNLVSSQAPALTTTYDLSLGYIIAQVPPYMNSPPPCAPQSQNGNSSASEFAFHHYNPNFLPQFTENQETLSPQFTQTDATDHRRWPAWKGLPPPPPTWSPPPSTLHGGSHHSYQRRRRPY; this is translated from the coding sequence ATGAACAAGATGCCTGCTGGTGAACAAGAACGTGAATATAATGAAGACAGGAAGTACTACTCTAAAGGAGTTAAACtggtgagaaaaaagaaaaaaattcctggtTACTCTTGGGGGGACATTAAGATAAACATCATAGGTGAAAAGGATGATTCACCAATTCATTTCTGTGACAAATGTGATTTGCCTATTAAAATCTATGGGCGAATAATTCCATGCAAGCATGCTTTTTGCTATAACTGTGCTAATTTATATGACAAAATGGGATATAAAATATGTCCACGCTGTAGTTATCCTGTGCTGCGAATTGAGGAGCATGAACGAGGTTCTGTCTTCATGTGTAGTGTTGTTCAGGGATGCAAGAGAACATATTTGTCTCAGAAAAGCTTACAGGCTCATATCAAACGCCGCCATAAAAGAGCTCGAAAACAAGTTACCAGCGCTTCGCTTGAAAAAGTTCGTCCTCATATTGCTCCGCCACGAACTGAAATCGCTGAAATCCCTAAAAGACTGCTAGACAGGGACCATCTAAACTATATTCCACCAGAGCAGCACACCATGATGTCACTACCGTCTATGCAACAAATGCCACACGAGCAACATAATCAGCCACATAAGGATCTTCAGGTTCCTCCCCCAGAACTATCTCCAAGTCCGCCTTTTCCCATCCAGTGGGAAACCGTTAGTGTTTTTACAAGAAAACACGGCAATTTAATAGTTGATCATATTCAGAATAACTCAGATTCTGGTGCTAAGAAGCCATCACCTCCTGACTATTATCCTGAGTATCAAAGTCCACCAGTGGTATCGTCCCCTTGTCATATTATGCCTCAAAAACAGCATTATGCACCACCTCCATCTCCATCATCACCAGTAAACTATCCAATGCCATATCCTCCTCAGGATGTAGGTACTCCTAACTTGGTTTCTAGCCAAGCGCCAGCTCTAACCACGACCTATGATCTATCACTTGGATATATTATTGCCCAGGTGCCACCTTATATGAATTCTCCTCCACCATGTGCTCCCCAGTCTCAAAATGGTAATTCATCTGCAAGTGAATTTGCTTTTCACCACTATAACCCTAACTTTTTACCTCAGTTCACTGAAAATCAAGAAACCTTGAGCCCTCAGTTTACACAAACAGATGCAACGGATCACAGAAGATGGCCTGCATGGAAAGGACTGCCACCTCCTCCACCAACATGGAGTCCACCTCCTTCAACCCTACATGGTGGATCACATCATTCATACCAGAGAAGACGTAGACCATATTAA